Proteins encoded in a region of the Enterococcus gilvus ATCC BAA-350 genome:
- a CDS encoding ABC transporter ATP-binding protein, with protein sequence MMNKRPAPKSGSVKTIKRLLKIMAKEHKTQLVIVFFMILLSAFANVRGSLFLQVVIDDYITPLVGQNNPDFSGLLKAISTMALIYVVGIIGTLSYNLIMVKVSEGTQKKIRDQMFEHLETLPLKYFDSNADGDIMSHFTNDTDTLRQMISQSIPNLMMALVTFISVFIAMFSLSIPLTCFVIVSVSLMFVMLRFITNRSGRYFGEQQRSLGRVNGYIEEMMHGQKVVKVFNHEEKAMEEFDVINDQLQESAAKANATANTLMPIMMNLLNIQYVLVAIIGGLFAVYGVSALTVGMIASFLQLSRSLNGPISQISQQINFVIMALAGADRIFQLLDEKPEVDDGYVTLVNVKEVDGEFVETAERTGIWAWKHPHEDGTISYVRLTGDVRFEDVNFGYTDNHLVLHDINLYAEPGQKVAFVGATGAGKTTITNLINRFYDIQEGKIRYDGVNVKKIKKNSLRASLGIVLQDTHLFTGTVKENIRYGNLRATDEEVYQAARLSNADTFIQHLPEKYETVITGDGEGLSQGQRQLLAIARAAIADPPVMIMDEATSSIDTRTESIVQSGMDRLMEGRTVFVIAHRLSTIQNSDVIMVMDHGRIIERGDHNSLLAEGGMYYQLYTGKVELD encoded by the coding sequence ATGATGAATAAACGACCAGCACCCAAATCCGGTTCTGTAAAAACCATCAAACGTCTGCTGAAAATCATGGCAAAGGAACATAAAACACAGTTAGTGATCGTCTTTTTTATGATCTTGCTGAGTGCCTTTGCCAATGTTCGCGGCTCGTTATTCCTGCAAGTCGTGATCGATGATTATATCACGCCGCTAGTTGGTCAGAACAATCCAGATTTCAGCGGGTTGTTAAAAGCAATTTCAACGATGGCATTGATTTATGTCGTGGGGATCATAGGAACACTCTCGTATAATCTGATTATGGTAAAGGTATCAGAAGGAACTCAGAAAAAAATTCGTGATCAGATGTTTGAGCATTTAGAAACGCTGCCCCTAAAATATTTTGATTCAAATGCTGATGGCGATATCATGAGTCATTTTACCAATGATACGGACACCTTGCGACAGATGATCTCGCAAAGTATCCCGAATTTGATGATGGCGCTCGTGACCTTCATCTCGGTCTTTATCGCTATGTTCTCATTAAGTATTCCTTTGACTTGTTTTGTAATTGTTTCTGTTTCTTTGATGTTTGTGATGTTGCGCTTCATTACCAACCGCAGCGGGCGTTATTTCGGGGAACAGCAGCGTTCGCTTGGGCGAGTCAACGGCTACATTGAAGAGATGATGCACGGACAAAAAGTAGTAAAAGTCTTCAATCATGAAGAAAAAGCGATGGAAGAATTTGATGTGATCAATGACCAGTTGCAGGAAAGTGCAGCTAAGGCCAACGCGACGGCGAATACCTTGATGCCGATCATGATGAACCTTTTGAACATTCAATATGTGTTAGTTGCGATTATCGGTGGGCTGTTTGCGGTTTATGGTGTTTCTGCATTGACAGTCGGAATGATTGCTTCTTTCTTACAATTAAGCCGCTCGCTAAATGGCCCGATCAGTCAAATCTCGCAACAAATTAATTTCGTTATTATGGCATTAGCGGGTGCAGATCGAATCTTCCAATTGCTAGATGAAAAACCAGAAGTGGATGACGGGTACGTTACATTGGTAAATGTCAAAGAAGTGGATGGAGAATTCGTCGAAACTGCGGAACGAACAGGAATCTGGGCATGGAAACATCCTCATGAGGATGGAACGATTTCTTATGTTCGTTTGACAGGAGATGTCCGCTTTGAGGATGTTAACTTTGGCTATACAGATAATCATTTAGTTTTGCATGACATTAATCTTTACGCTGAGCCAGGGCAGAAGGTGGCCTTTGTAGGCGCGACAGGTGCAGGTAAAACGACGATTACAAATCTGATCAATCGTTTTTATGATATTCAAGAAGGAAAAATCCGCTACGATGGTGTGAATGTGAAGAAAATCAAAAAGAATTCTTTACGCGCTTCGTTAGGGATCGTACTCCAAGACACGCACCTATTCACAGGGACCGTGAAAGAGAATATTCGTTATGGAAATCTGAGAGCAACGGATGAAGAAGTTTATCAAGCAGCAAGACTATCCAATGCCGATACATTTATTCAGCATTTACCAGAGAAATATGAGACGGTCATCACTGGTGATGGCGAAGGATTGTCACAGGGACAACGGCAGTTGCTAGCCATTGCCCGTGCAGCCATCGCTGACCCGCCAGTAATGATCATGGACGAAGCGACGTCAAGTATCGATACTCGAACAGAAAGCATCGTGCAATCAGGAATGGATCGTTTAATGGAAGGGCGCACAGTATTCGTGATTGCCCATCGCTTGTCGACAATCCAAAATTCGGATGTCATCATGGTGATGGATCATGGACGAATCATTGAACGAGGAGACCATAACAGTCTACTGGCAGAAGGCGGCATGTATTACCAATTGTACACAGGAAAAGTGGAACTAGATTAG
- a CDS encoding NADP-dependent oxidoreductase: MKRFAIKDYGVAKDVMITIEAEPRTVDATHVRVEIQAFAINPYDIALRQGAMRAFRTVKFPYVLGNDGAGIVTEVGDAVTHVTVGDEVIVHAVSGTYGEEIVVPGKKVVKKPASMTWESAAGAVTPWLTTYNLTTHLLKDRIGETVMVQGASGAVGSLLVQFLKHQGKRVLTSASKQNEALVRQLGADQFAAYDEVDAGEVFADMADTVIDATKGGRASEAGMKIMKAGGNFVALNELPKEQKKAGNYVAFGPSKDYSDAEALTALTELSDEIHVPIAEVRQFNLANVIAAHETVEGHPAAGKIIIKRME; encoded by the coding sequence ATGAAGCGTTTTGCGATAAAAGACTACGGGGTAGCGAAGGATGTAATGATCACGATCGAAGCAGAGCCCCGAACCGTCGATGCGACCCATGTTCGTGTAGAAATACAAGCATTTGCGATCAACCCTTATGATATCGCGCTTCGGCAAGGTGCGATGCGTGCGTTTCGAACCGTGAAATTTCCTTACGTTTTAGGAAATGATGGTGCAGGCATCGTGACAGAAGTGGGCGACGCGGTCACGCATGTAACTGTGGGTGACGAAGTGATCGTTCATGCAGTCAGTGGTACTTACGGGGAGGAAATTGTCGTTCCTGGTAAAAAAGTAGTGAAGAAGCCCGCATCAATGACTTGGGAATCCGCGGCTGGTGCAGTGACACCTTGGCTGACAACGTATAATCTGACTACTCATTTATTGAAGGATCGGATTGGCGAGACAGTAATGGTTCAAGGTGCCTCTGGTGCAGTAGGCTCATTGCTGGTTCAATTCTTAAAACATCAAGGAAAGAGGGTCTTAACTTCTGCCTCTAAACAAAATGAAGCACTTGTACGTCAGCTAGGTGCGGATCAATTCGCTGCTTACGACGAAGTGGATGCAGGAGAGGTATTTGCAGACATGGCAGATACAGTAATTGATGCCACTAAAGGTGGACGTGCCAGTGAGGCAGGAATGAAAATCATGAAGGCTGGAGGAAACTTCGTAGCGCTGAACGAGTTGCCAAAAGAGCAGAAGAAAGCTGGAAACTATGTTGCTTTCGGTCCATCCAAAGACTATTCAGATGCCGAAGCGTTGACTGCATTGACAGAACTTTCAGATGAAATTCATGTGCCGATTGCGGAGGTACGTCAATTCAATTTAGCCAATGTGATCGCAGCGCATGAAACCGTTGAGGGGCATCCCGCAGCAGGAAAAATCATTATTAAAAGGATGGAATGA
- a CDS encoding YhgE/Pip domain-containing protein gives MQSLKHTWRLFLLDWRRIFKNPIAVLLMAALIIIPSLYAWFNIKALWDPYSNTGELPIAVYSADAGAKFQDKDVEIGNEVIKNLHENKQLGWRFVDSKKEVVDGVRSGKYYAGIYLPKEFSKDLLSFTTGDIQKPKIEYYLNQKINAIAPKITDKGAGSIQQEISQEFIKTASSTLLKVFNEIGYNIDENLVSINKVKNLILTTNDNLGEIDKYTQEVVEVQGKLPELKDKLAKANELQAYLPQVDEMGQKLIALNQKMPEIKQQASVILTLQQKIPEIQQAGNQLAQVDSDFAQIEKTLNDGINEAKQGLTIIQQVQTILPDIQKLGNQANDLASTTKDGAEKLKTAVPSISSSVQVTLESIGQVATTTQSITSDLSALLDKEELTPDEKAHIGSIINDFRNNLADQQSAIDKLTQFLNDLKKTADDNGNAEASQNLGTIIGQLGDLRNSLGDLSNRFDHLNDLVQNSTPQEAKQYLGKINNAAGEIAKFVNSINPQQIGQTVNTILDKLIATITTAQGVLNQAQQIDFASLLNSTEGTVSNAIAFLEKYQKQLPAIGQEVHDANVLLNGHMNDIVNGINTGVDLYNNELPVVEQKLGLAADFMQNDWPGVKSDLTGGLKVANDKMPEVESALNLATDLIKNDYPSLRAGIQKAANAIQQGDQTIDFGQVLKLLKLDAQKESDFFTTPVDLQTNTMYPIENNGSASTPFYTALCLWVGAVLFSSVTTTEFFLDKKDRGKYTKREQFGARMLTYLVVSIGQALIVTLGNMFLLGVYVKNPVYSVLFAVLVALAFMMIVYTLVGLFGTVGKGIAIIILVLSISGGGGNYPIQVSGKFFQAVNPWLPFTHAVNLLRESAGGIYWPNATGDILIMIGLFVVFGILGTWAYPVLQPHLTKLTKVAHESKIFH, from the coding sequence ATTCAATCTCTTAAACATACGTGGCGTCTTTTTTTATTAGACTGGCGCCGAATTTTTAAAAACCCGATCGCTGTTTTGTTAATGGCAGCATTAATCATCATTCCATCATTGTATGCCTGGTTTAATATCAAGGCACTTTGGGACCCGTATTCCAATACTGGGGAGCTTCCAATCGCCGTATACAGTGCGGATGCTGGAGCAAAATTCCAAGACAAGGATGTAGAAATCGGGAATGAAGTCATCAAAAATCTTCATGAGAACAAGCAACTAGGTTGGCGTTTTGTCGATTCAAAAAAAGAAGTGGTGGACGGTGTCCGGTCCGGCAAGTATTACGCGGGGATCTATTTACCAAAAGAATTTTCCAAAGATCTGCTGAGTTTTACTACCGGAGATATACAAAAGCCGAAGATCGAATATTATTTGAACCAAAAAATCAATGCGATCGCACCGAAAATTACCGACAAGGGAGCTGGCTCGATCCAGCAAGAAATCAGTCAAGAATTTATCAAAACGGCTAGTTCAACATTGTTAAAGGTTTTTAATGAGATTGGCTACAACATTGATGAAAATTTAGTCAGCATTAATAAAGTAAAAAATCTGATTTTGACAACCAATGATAATTTGGGCGAAATCGATAAATACACACAAGAAGTAGTTGAAGTTCAAGGAAAATTACCGGAATTAAAGGACAAGCTGGCAAAAGCCAATGAATTGCAGGCATACTTGCCGCAAGTTGATGAAATGGGCCAAAAATTGATCGCATTGAATCAAAAAATGCCGGAGATCAAACAACAGGCAAGTGTGATTTTAACCTTGCAGCAAAAAATACCAGAGATTCAACAGGCGGGAAATCAATTGGCGCAAGTGGATAGTGACTTTGCCCAAATCGAAAAAACGCTGAATGACGGCATCAACGAAGCCAAGCAAGGGTTAACGATCATCCAGCAAGTCCAAACGATTCTGCCAGACATTCAAAAATTAGGCAATCAAGCGAACGACTTAGCCTCTACGACAAAAGACGGTGCTGAAAAATTGAAGACAGCTGTTCCAAGTATCTCAAGCAGTGTTCAAGTGACGCTGGAGTCGATTGGTCAGGTGGCAACAACAACACAATCTATTACGAGTGATTTATCTGCTTTGTTAGATAAAGAAGAATTGACACCGGATGAAAAAGCGCACATTGGTTCTATCATTAATGATTTTAGAAACAATTTGGCTGACCAACAATCAGCTATTGATAAGCTCACCCAATTTTTGAATGATTTGAAGAAAACTGCGGATGATAATGGCAATGCAGAAGCAAGTCAAAATTTGGGAACTATTATTGGACAACTTGGAGATTTGAGGAATTCCTTAGGAGATTTAAGTAATCGGTTTGATCATTTGAATGATTTGGTTCAAAACAGTACACCTCAAGAGGCTAAACAATATTTAGGTAAAATCAACAATGCTGCAGGTGAAATAGCGAAGTTTGTCAACAGCATCAATCCACAGCAAATTGGACAAACGGTCAACACGATCCTTGATAAATTGATAGCGACGATTACTACTGCGCAAGGCGTTTTGAATCAAGCACAGCAAATTGATTTTGCTTCTCTGCTGAACTCTACTGAGGGAACTGTCAGCAATGCCATTGCCTTCTTAGAGAAATATCAAAAACAATTGCCAGCAATTGGTCAAGAAGTGCACGATGCAAACGTACTATTAAATGGTCATATGAACGATATCGTTAATGGTATCAATACCGGCGTAGATCTTTACAACAATGAATTGCCCGTTGTCGAACAGAAATTAGGATTGGCTGCGGACTTTATGCAGAATGATTGGCCGGGTGTGAAAAGCGATCTAACAGGCGGATTAAAAGTAGCGAATGATAAAATGCCCGAGGTAGAAAGTGCTCTGAACCTTGCGACAGATCTGATCAAAAATGATTACCCATCCTTGCGTGCAGGAATTCAAAAAGCTGCCAATGCAATCCAACAAGGGGATCAAACGATCGACTTTGGTCAAGTCTTGAAACTGTTGAAGCTGGACGCGCAAAAAGAGAGTGATTTCTTTACGACACCGGTAGATCTGCAAACCAATACGATGTATCCAATCGAGAATAACGGTTCTGCCAGTACCCCATTCTATACCGCTTTGTGTTTATGGGTGGGCGCAGTATTATTCTCAAGTGTTACGACCACAGAATTTTTCTTAGACAAAAAGGACCGCGGCAAATACACGAAACGTGAACAATTTGGTGCTCGTATGCTGACTTATTTAGTCGTAAGCATTGGGCAAGCGTTGATTGTAACGCTAGGAAATATGTTCTTATTAGGTGTTTATGTCAAGAACCCCGTGTATAGTGTGCTTTTTGCGGTGCTAGTGGCTTTAGCCTTCATGATGATCGTCTATACACTCGTCGGATTGTTCGGCACAGTCGGTAAGGGGATCGCGATTATTATCCTTGTCCTCTCCATTTCCGGAGGCGGGGGGAATTACCCGATTCAAGTATCAGGGAAGTTCTTCCAGGCAGTCAATCCGTGGTTGCCGTTCACTCACGCGGTCAACTTGTTACGCGAGAGTGCGGGCGGAATTTATTGGCCAAATGCGACAGGAGATATTCTTATTATGATCGGATTATTCGTAGTGTTCGGTATTTTAGGAACATGGGCATATCCAGTGCTGCAACCGCATTTGACGAAGCTGACGAAAGTCGCTCATGAAAGTAAAATATTCCATTAA
- a CDS encoding APC family permease gives MDYLKRLLVGRPLKSSENDDQNLSRFAALAMLSSDALSSVAYGTEQIVVVLVTLSAAAIWYSLPIAFVVLILLASLILSYRQIIHAYPHGGGAYVVSSENLGKNAGLIAGGSLLVDYMLTVAVSVSAGAEAIASAIPALYHHRVLISVIIVLLLMLMNLRGLRESAGLLMTPVYSFIAVITILIIVGVFKIVTGAAPLHSTAQVGAVVPGISMALLLRAFSSGSSSLTGVEAISNAVPFFKKPRAKNAAGTLAMMGLILGFFFTGITFLNYWFGIVPTAEVTVLSQVGEAVFGKGIMYYVLQFVTALILAVAANTGFSAFPVLAYNLAKDKFLPHRYQDRGDRLGYSNGIITLALGSIVLLLIFQGSTERLIPLYSVGVFIPFTLSQTGMVLKWHKEGHHWIRKSIANIIGACISFAIVVILFVYRLPDIWPFFIIMPILIFGFYKIHGHYKNVAEQLRLADDVELHEYDGNTVIVLVGNVTQVNIGAINYARSIGDYVIAMHVSLEENEEKEKEIRREFREKFPDVRFSVVRSPYRSIVNPVSRYVDRVCKNAKQHNYTTTVLIPEFVPNRTWKRSLHNQTALRLRFRLSYRDDIIISTYNYHLKK, from the coding sequence GTGGATTATCTTAAGCGCTTGCTGGTTGGTCGGCCACTGAAGTCTTCTGAAAATGATGATCAAAATTTATCTCGTTTTGCGGCTTTGGCGATGCTTTCATCAGATGCGTTATCCTCTGTTGCGTACGGGACAGAACAGATTGTAGTCGTTTTGGTCACCCTTTCTGCAGCGGCGATTTGGTATTCATTGCCAATCGCATTTGTGGTACTGATTTTATTAGCATCATTGATTTTATCTTATCGTCAAATTATTCATGCTTATCCTCATGGAGGCGGCGCCTATGTCGTTAGTAGTGAGAATTTAGGGAAGAATGCCGGCTTGATCGCTGGAGGCTCGCTTCTGGTCGATTATATGCTGACAGTTGCTGTATCCGTATCAGCGGGTGCTGAGGCGATTGCTTCGGCAATTCCAGCGTTGTATCATCATCGCGTCTTGATTTCTGTCATTATAGTTTTATTATTGATGCTGATGAATTTACGCGGCCTGCGTGAAAGTGCCGGCCTGCTGATGACGCCGGTTTACAGCTTCATCGCGGTTATTACAATTTTGATTATTGTAGGAGTGTTCAAAATTGTTACAGGGGCTGCACCTCTTCACTCGACTGCTCAGGTTGGAGCTGTCGTACCGGGGATCTCAATGGCGCTCTTGTTAAGAGCCTTTTCTTCGGGTTCTTCTTCGTTGACTGGTGTTGAAGCGATCAGCAATGCGGTGCCGTTCTTTAAAAAACCACGTGCGAAAAATGCGGCTGGTACGTTAGCTATGATGGGACTAATTTTGGGGTTCTTCTTCACTGGGATCACGTTTTTGAACTATTGGTTCGGGATCGTACCAACGGCTGAAGTAACCGTCTTATCACAAGTCGGTGAAGCTGTCTTTGGGAAAGGGATCATGTATTATGTGCTGCAATTTGTGACAGCCCTGATTTTAGCTGTGGCAGCCAATACGGGCTTCTCAGCCTTTCCTGTCTTGGCGTACAACTTAGCGAAGGACAAGTTCCTTCCGCACCGTTACCAGGACCGAGGCGACCGGTTAGGGTACTCTAACGGGATCATTACCTTGGCTTTAGGGTCTATTGTGCTATTGTTGATTTTCCAAGGGTCAACAGAGCGCTTGATTCCATTGTATTCAGTAGGTGTGTTTATTCCATTCACGCTTTCTCAAACAGGGATGGTCTTGAAATGGCACAAAGAAGGGCACCATTGGATCAGAAAATCAATCGCCAACATTATCGGTGCTTGTATCTCCTTTGCGATCGTAGTGATTTTGTTTGTGTACCGTTTACCTGATATTTGGCCCTTCTTTATCATTATGCCAATTCTGATATTTGGTTTTTATAAAATCCATGGACATTATAAAAACGTCGCTGAACAGTTGCGTCTGGCAGACGATGTCGAACTGCATGAATACGACGGCAATACCGTTATTGTGTTAGTCGGGAATGTCACGCAGGTAAATATCGGCGCCATCAACTACGCACGTTCTATTGGGGATTATGTTATTGCGATGCATGTTTCTTTAGAGGAAAATGAGGAGAAAGAAAAAGAGATTCGCCGAGAATTCCGTGAAAAATTCCCGGATGTTCGTTTCTCAGTTGTTCGTTCACCTTACCGTTCGATCGTTAATCCGGTCAGCCGTTACGTCGATCGCGTATGTAAAAATGCAAAACAACATAATTATACAACGACTGTCTTAATTCCAGAATTTGTTCCGAATCGAACATGGAAACGTTCCTTGCATAATCAAACGGCGTTGCGTTTACGCTTCCGTTTATCTTATCGAGATGACATTATCATCAGTACGTACAATTATCATTTGAAGAAATAA
- a CDS encoding MarR family winged helix-turn-helix transcriptional regulator, with the protein MSFAEEAERELMQLMVKNRHGAFSKIEKSSKGANIVIKVLDRLGEPTNPKHLADTLNLSTARIAAVLGNLEKRGLISRTMDPDDRRRINVSLTESGKEVAKAEKQEMRNKIIQVFELMGEEDTKKYLELTAKFVDYSKKLSAEGESDQ; encoded by the coding sequence ATGTCATTCGCGGAAGAAGCGGAGCGTGAACTGATGCAGTTGATGGTCAAGAATCGTCATGGTGCATTCAGCAAAATCGAAAAGAGCAGCAAAGGCGCGAATATCGTTATTAAAGTGCTTGATCGATTAGGCGAACCCACTAATCCCAAACATTTGGCGGATACATTGAATTTGTCCACCGCACGCATTGCAGCCGTACTAGGTAATCTTGAAAAGCGTGGCTTGATCAGCCGGACGATGGATCCTGATGACCGTCGCCGAATCAATGTCAGCTTGACGGAAAGCGGAAAAGAAGTAGCAAAAGCGGAAAAGCAAGAGATGCGGAATAAAATCATTCAAGTATTTGAGCTGATGGGTGAAGAAGATACCAAGAAGTATCTTGAATTGACGGCTAAGTTCGTTGACTACTCTAAAAAATTATCTGCGGAAGGGGAAAGTGATCAATAG
- a CDS encoding ABC transporter ATP-binding protein, giving the protein MKIFKYLIKYWYAIIAVLLLLIVQASSDLSLPSLTSDIVDVGIQQGGLEQSTPDKIRKSTLQGIEIFMTEKEKQTIQDNYKEATQTVDGKKVDIYKLDLQKGMTKEKLADIFNLPMMMIASTQSKDVDNAKEAKGVMEDYQAIAKDAAQAQALGKEAKTLGEQAQAAGQAAATATDGATAAAKGAEAQSLAEQAQAKGAEAQKLGDAIKAKNEALPAKVDSARKATKESLGDLGADSLKTVGIQMTLAEYKALDVNTKTIQNDYMIKTGAKMVGLTLVSAVAAIIVGLIASLVAATVGKNLRVGQYERTLSFSNNEMDKFSPASLITRNTNDIQQIQMGIVMIMRMVLYAPILGIGGIYRVYKTGTGMGWIVGVAVGAVLVLVLTLLLTTMPKFKALQNLVDRVNLVSREIITGLPVIRAFSREKFEEDRFDVANTNLMNTQMFVNRAMSLMMPIMMLLMNGISVLIVWVGGHNMDNGQLQVGDMMAFITYTMQIVMAFMMLSMVSIILPRSNVAAGRVDEVLNTEPTIKDPEHPEDDHDFKGEVKFEGVEFRYGDADADVLHHINFIAKPGQTTALIGSTGSGKSTIVNLIPRLFDVTGGRITIDGVDVRQMSLHKLHEIMGFVPQKGVLFSGDIASNIKFGDATISDEQMKKAAEIAQADEFIYANDKGFDREISQGGTNVSGGQKQRLSIARAIAKNPKILIFDDSFSALDNKTDVALRKALAENIKGVTQIIVAQKISTILHADNIIVLDEGRVVAQGRHEELMESSKVYQEIAQSQLSNAELGIEEAD; this is encoded by the coding sequence GTGAAAATTTTTAAATACCTTATCAAATACTGGTATGCAATCATCGCAGTATTATTACTTTTAATCGTACAAGCGTCCAGTGATTTGAGCTTACCGAGTTTAACGTCAGATATCGTCGACGTCGGTATCCAACAAGGAGGACTAGAACAATCAACGCCTGACAAAATTAGAAAGTCTACGCTTCAAGGAATTGAAATTTTCATGACCGAAAAAGAGAAGCAGACGATCCAAGACAATTATAAAGAAGCAACTCAAACCGTTGACGGTAAAAAAGTCGACATTTACAAATTAGATCTTCAAAAAGGTATGACGAAAGAAAAACTAGCAGATATCTTCAATCTGCCAATGATGATGATCGCTTCGACTCAATCGAAAGATGTCGATAACGCGAAAGAAGCGAAGGGCGTCATGGAAGACTACCAAGCAATTGCGAAAGACGCCGCACAAGCACAAGCGCTTGGAAAAGAAGCCAAAACATTAGGTGAACAAGCCCAAGCAGCTGGTCAAGCAGCAGCCACAGCCACAGACGGAGCAACGGCTGCAGCAAAAGGCGCCGAAGCACAAAGCCTAGCGGAACAGGCACAAGCCAAAGGTGCGGAAGCACAGAAACTTGGAGATGCGATCAAAGCTAAAAATGAGGCATTACCAGCAAAAGTTGACTCTGCTCGAAAAGCGACAAAAGAAAGTTTAGGCGATTTAGGCGCAGATTCGTTGAAGACTGTCGGGATTCAGATGACATTGGCAGAATACAAAGCGTTGGATGTCAATACGAAGACGATCCAAAATGATTATATGATTAAGACAGGAGCTAAGATGGTCGGTTTAACCTTGGTCTCTGCGGTAGCAGCAATCATCGTTGGACTGATTGCGTCATTGGTAGCCGCGACTGTCGGTAAAAATTTACGTGTCGGACAATATGAACGGACGTTGTCTTTTTCAAACAACGAAATGGATAAATTTTCTCCTGCATCATTGATTACTCGTAATACGAATGACATTCAACAGATTCAAATGGGGATCGTCATGATCATGCGGATGGTTCTGTATGCGCCAATTCTCGGAATCGGCGGGATCTATCGAGTTTACAAGACGGGAACGGGTATGGGCTGGATCGTTGGTGTAGCAGTAGGGGCTGTTTTAGTCCTAGTATTAACACTGCTGTTAACAACGATGCCGAAATTTAAAGCTCTGCAAAACTTAGTTGACCGTGTTAACTTGGTTTCTCGTGAAATCATCACAGGTCTCCCTGTTATTCGCGCCTTCTCTCGTGAAAAATTCGAAGAAGACCGTTTTGATGTAGCGAATACGAATTTAATGAACACACAAATGTTCGTAAACCGGGCGATGTCCTTGATGATGCCAATCATGATGCTATTGATGAATGGTATTTCTGTGCTGATCGTTTGGGTCGGTGGACACAATATGGACAATGGTCAACTGCAAGTCGGAGATATGATGGCCTTTATCACGTATACGATGCAGATCGTTATGGCCTTTATGATGCTGTCGATGGTATCGATCATCTTGCCTCGTTCTAATGTAGCAGCAGGACGTGTCGACGAAGTATTGAACACGGAACCTACCATCAAAGACCCTGAACATCCTGAAGACGACCATGACTTCAAAGGAGAAGTGAAATTTGAAGGGGTTGAATTCCGCTATGGTGACGCAGATGCGGATGTGTTGCATCATATCAACTTTATCGCTAAACCTGGACAAACGACGGCCTTGATTGGTTCGACGGGATCTGGTAAATCGACCATCGTCAATTTGATCCCGCGTCTATTTGATGTAACAGGTGGGCGCATCACTATTGATGGCGTCGATGTTCGCCAGATGAGTTTGCACAAGCTGCATGAGATCATGGGATTCGTTCCGCAAAAAGGGGTACTTTTCTCAGGCGATATCGCATCAAATATCAAGTTTGGTGATGCTACTATTTCAGACGAACAAATGAAAAAGGCAGCTGAGATTGCACAGGCGGATGAATTTATCTATGCAAATGACAAAGGCTTTGACCGTGAGATTTCTCAAGGCGGAACAAACGTATCCGGTGGTCAGAAGCAACGGTTATCTATTGCACGTGCCATTGCTAAAAATCCTAAGATCTTGATTTTTGATGATTCATTCTCAGCACTTGATAATAAGACAGACGTTGCTTTGCGAAAAGCATTGGCTGAAAACATTAAAGGTGTGACTCAAATCATTGTGGCGCAAAAAATATCAACGATCCTTCATGCAGACAACATCATTGTTTTAGATGAAGGACGTGTCGTTGCACAAGGACGTCACGAAGAATTGATGGAATCATCAAAAGTGTATCAAGAAATTGCACAGTCTCAATTAAGCAATGCTGAATTGGGCATAGAAGAAGCAGATTAG